A window of Littorina saxatilis isolate snail1 linkage group LG7, US_GU_Lsax_2.0, whole genome shotgun sequence contains these coding sequences:
- the LOC138971239 gene encoding uncharacterized protein: protein MAKVHVNSDKVKYTSEFIEAKYDYMTTGVEVDKDGRYIATPQTTHFTFKTEQKVPTLGVMLVGWGGNNGTTVTAATLANKCNLSWHTKEGLQQPNYYGSITHAATIALGNGPAGEVFVPMRDLLPMVHANDIVFDGWDISSMNIADAMKRATVLDYNLQEQLRPLMKDMKPRPSIYFPDFIAANQESRADNVLQGTKQELLNKIRQDIRDFRKSSGVDKVIILWTANTERFSEVREGLNDTAENLLNSIRKNECEVSPSTIFAVASIQEGVAYINGSPQNTFVPGCIELAEKKKVFIGGDDFKSGQTKLKSVLVDFLVGAGLKPTSIVSYNHLGNNDGMNLSAPKTFRSKEISKSNVVDDMVASNSILYAEGEKPDHCVVIKYVPYVGDSKRAMDEYTSEIMMGGRNTLVVHNTCEDSLLASPIILDLVILTELCQRIQYRVESEPTWHSFHPVLSILSFLTKAPLVPSGTPVVNALSRQRTCIENILRACVGLAPTNHMLLEYKMETIPESLCTDVQKSVEGKVNGVNNGLGKGHLLNGFHKNGFNDVEVDPKKVAQKLNGLTDGHLNGACNGVKDIPADLEDDREIVEMQR, encoded by the exons ATGGCGAAAGTTCATGTCAACAGTGACAAAGTGAAATACACGTCCGAGTTCATCGAGGCGAAGTATGACTACATGACCACAGGAGTGGAAGTTGATAAAGATGGGAGATACATTGCTACGCCTCAGACCACACACTTCACATTCAAGACAGAGCAGAAG GTGCCCACGCTTGGTGTGATGCTTGTGGGTTGGGGAGGCAACAACGGAACGACCGTCACTGCTGCAACCCTGGCCAACAAATGCAACCTGTCCTGGCACACAAAGGAGGGGTTGCAGCAACCCAACTACTATGGCTCCATTACCCATGCAGCAACCATTGCCCTTGGTAACGGCCCGGCAGGAGAGGTTTTCGTACCAATGCGGGATCTTCTTCCTATGGTGCATGCCAACGATATTGTGTTTGATG GCTGGGACATCTCCTCCATGAACATTGCTGACGCCATGAAGCGTGCCACAGTCCTGGACTACAATCTGCAGGAGCAGCTGCGTCCCCTTATGAAGGACATGAAGCCCCGCCCCTCCATCTACTTCCCAGACTTCATCGCTGCCAATCAGGAGTCTCGGGCCGACAACGTTCTGCAGGGAACAAAGCAGGAGCTGCTCAACAAAATCCGCCAGGACATCCGCGACTTCCGCAAGTCCTCCGGTGTGGATAAG GTGATCATACTGTGGACGGCAAACACAGAGAGATTCAGCGAGGTGCGTGAAGGTCTGAACGACACGGCAGAGAACCTGTTGAACAGCATCCGAAAGAACGAGTGTGAGGTGTCCCCCTCCACCATCTTCGCTGTTGCCAGCATCCAAGAGGGTGTGGCCTACATCAACGGATCACCGCAGAACACGTTCGTGCCTGGCTGCATTGAACTGgcggaaaaaaagaaa GTATTCATCGGAGGAGACGACTTCAAATCTGGACAGACCAAGCTGAAGTCGGTGCTGGTGGATTTCCTGGTGGGAGCGGGACTGAAACCAACCTCCATCGTCAGCTACAACCACCTAGGCAACAACGACGGCATGAACCTCTCTGCCCCGAAGACCTTTAGATCCAAGGAG ATTTCAAAGAGCAACGTTGTAGATGACATGGTGGCCTCCAACTCCATCCTGTACGCGGAAGGGGAGAAACCAGACCACTGCGTGGTGATCAAGTACGTGCCCTACGTGGGGGACTCTAAACGGGCCATGGACGAATACACCTCCGAGATCATGATGGGCGGCCGCAACACGCTGGTGGTTCACAACACGTGCGAGGACTCCCTCCTGGCCTCTCCTATTATCCTGGACCTCGTCATTCTGACGGAGCTGTGCCAGCGGATCCAGTACCGGGTTGAATCAGAACCCACCTGGCACAGCTTCCACCCCGTGCTCTCTATCCTGTCCTTCCTCACCAAGGCACCGCTGGTCCCCTCCGGCACGCCTGTCGTCAACGCTCTCTCCCGCCAGCGCACATGTATCGAGAACATTCTGCGCGCTTGTGTGGGGCTGGCTCCCACCAACCACATGCTGCTCGAGTACAAGATGGAGACCATTCCTGAATCTCTATGCACTGACGTTCAGAAATCAGTGGAGGGGAAAGTAAACGGTGTTAACAATGGCCTGGGGAAAGGACACTTGTTGAATGGCTTTCACAAAAACGGGTTCAATGATGTTGAGGTTGACCCGAAGAAAGTCGCCCAGAAATTGAACGGACTCACAGACGGTCATTTAAATGGCGCCTGCAATGGAGTCAAAGACATTCCTGCTGACTTGGAAGATGATAGGGAGATAGTAGAAATGCAAAGGTAG
- the LOC138971238 gene encoding uncharacterized protein: MSEWRLVQDHHKAARTRAIRDQALFWDTELHVQGEVFRCHRYVLAQSSDFFFHLFSAADFEGEPCRLSGAASTFAVETPPATGYFETPSVTNAVATPPVTNAVAAPPATADFAIPPVTADFAIPPVTGEVETPPVTGDIATPASTLSPTTTPASKLSATGDVATPASTTSAAEVHFSDVPARVTVHFPSAAGNGSTDSYSSVKEAYSNDQQHDTNRKLESLCLLGASCNTVTAPAVSGSETEPSVKQERESKLQKHISREQTEPSLSSGVDDNTNPFTSDTNLFTSDINPFTSGNSEPGSNISEYELPKDSESAVTREHNQTHYSHHTPRNIEEQLKPCENSSTETSAKTEVDSERITSKGSKQDASLTSNKNNSFSNVSLSSHSSFSTLSVEQDALAPSFHEDTESYKTNYSHVSTSSQSSFSTLSVEYDALTQSIHVDSERRSKQQETKTFVADPFDQSRSLSRGIDSFDQTRFFKADSLSQSGSLAWETDSYGENRFLRLDFVSPGAFRAILDAVYLGEDPVTTKNSVQLYKAARRLQIAGLAQHCEFAICDLLHRHQLNASKIIRDPEMSASSVITQAALDVLLTDFGPDSSKAEWFLELSPEILISALNDQRLNVRYEDEVYRALTNWYEHDPWSRERFMGVALTHIRLINLGKRTLVEEVLLHPLCSQQDRGEGGRKKSSGSDVSLRELVQRALAYHLLPDRRHDELLSCAMFRPSQASERVLLVLGDQSDKMYGFSFARRAWFKLAPPPQALGLGVAACTHGDDLYVSGGDKAATKSWRYRASTNKWKRLKDMKTGRRSHCSVSVGNCIFVLGGKDDKLFIQKDTLDSVEVFDLENKGQGWRVVTGGALPVPVRSMAAAVVGDNIYIFGGRTNGFQQTVDAIQCFDTITQQCSVVGHLPSPSCLARPFVAKKAVHLLETNGEILRFQPQHVGTEMNGFGPNKPNPSSAENYHHYQAKTDHQNGLHPPNVTSQLNDFSDTRNYSSVLSAEAVIKVGYVQSLSWKWYGVARNHEGTIYIVAGETGMPHNASAPKMSVVTLSDDDVPAFNGQARFVCPEKMSMCYVNCHVCIPKAFLVEKVV; encoded by the exons ATGAGTGAGTGGCGCCTGGTGCAGGACCACCACAAGGCCGCCAGGACACGGGCCATCAGGGACCAGGCGCTATTCTGGGACACCGAGCTGCACGTGCAGGGCGAGGTCTTCCGCTGTCACCGCTACGTCCTGGCTCAGAGCTCAGACTTTTTCTTTCACCTTTTCTCTGCCGCCGATTTTGAGGGAGAACCTTGCAGACTTTCAGGCGCAGCTTCAACCTTCGCCGTTGAAACCCCTCCTGCGACTGGCTACTTTGAAACCCCTTCTGTGACTAACGCCGTTGCAACCCCTCCTGTGACTAACGCCGTTGCAGCCCCTCCTGCGACTGCCGATTTTGCAATCCCTCCTGTGACTGCCGACTTTGCAATCCCTCCTGTGACTGGCGAAGTTGAAACCCCTCCTGTGACTGGTGACATTGCAACCCCTGCTTCCACATTATCACCCACTACAACCCCCGCATCCAAACTTTCAGCCACCGGCGACGTTGCAACCCCTGCTTCAACTACTAGCGCGGCGGAGGTACACTTTTCTGACGTTCCTGCAAGAGTGACTGTCCATTTTCCTTCCGCTGCTGGAAACGGATCAACAGACTCGTACTCATCGGTGAAGGAAGCCTACAGCAACGACCAGCAACACGACACCAACAGAAAGTTGGAATCATTGTGTCTTTTGGGAGCGAGTTGCAACACCGTGACCGCTCCAGCCGTCAGCGGCAGTGAGACGGAACCGTCTGtcaaacaagaaagagaaagcaaACTTCAAAAACACATTAGCCGAGAACAAACAGAACCATCACTAAGTTCAGGAGTTGATGACAACACCAATCCGTTCACCAGTGACACCAATCTGTTCACCAGTGACATCAATCCGTTCACCAGTGGCAACAGTGAACCTGGTAGTAACATCTCAGAGTATGAGCTGCCGAAGGATAGCGAGAGCGCTGTGACAAGAgaacacaaccaaacacattATTCACACCATACGCCGAGAAACATCGAAGAGCAGTTAAAGCCATGCGAGAACTCTTCCACTGAGACCTCAGCAAAAACTGAGGTAGACAGTGAACGTATAACAAGCAAGGGAAGCAAACAGGACGCGAGTTTAACTTCAAACAAGAACAATTCCTTTTCAAACGTAAGCTTATCTTCTCATTCTTCATTCTCAACACTTTCTGTGGAACAAGACGCCCTAGCGCCATCTTTTCACGAAGACACTGAAAGTTATAAGACCAATTATTCACATGTTAGCACATCGTCTCAGTCTTCGTTCTCAACACTTTCTGTTGAATATGATGCTTTGACTCAGTCTATTCACGTGGACAGTGAACGTCGTTCTAAACAGCAAGAGACGAAGACCTTCGTCGCAGACCCTTTTGACCAAAGTAGAAGTCTTTCCAGAGGCATTGACAGTTTCGACCAAACtagattttttaaagccgacTCTCTCAGCCAAAGTGGAAGTCTAGCTTGGGAAACTGACAGTTACGGTGAGAACCGATTTTTGAGGTTAGACTTCGTCTCTCCCGGTGCTTTCCGCGCCATCTTGGACGCTGTGTACCTAGGCGAAGACCCTGTGACGACCAAGAACTCAGTCCAGCTGTACAAAGCCGCCAGACGCCTGCAGATCGCAGGACTTGCCCAGCACTGCGAGTTCGCCATCTGCGACCTCCTTCACCGCCACCAACTCAACGCCAGCAAAATCATCAGAGATCCCGAGATGTCGGCCAGTTCCGTAATAACGCAGGCAGCACTGGATGTCCTGCTGACCGACTTTGGTCCCGACAGCTCCAAAGCGGAATGGTTTCTGGAACTCTCCCCCGAGATTCTGATCTCCGCGCTCAACGACCAGCGGTTGAACGTTCGCTACGAGGACGAGGTTTACCGAGCGTTGACGAACTGGTACGAGCACGACCCCTGGTCACGTGAGCGCTTCATGGGAGTGGCCTTGACCCACATTCGTCTGATCAACCTCGGTAAGAGAACTCTTGTGGAAGAGGTGCTGCTTCATCCTCTTTGCTCCCAGCAAGatcgaggggagggagggagaaagaagaGCAGCGGAAGTGACGTCAGCCTAAGAGAGCTCGTGCAGCGTGCGCTGGCTTACCACCTACTTCCGGACAGACGCCATGATGAGTTGCTGAGCTGCGCAATGTTTCGACCTAGTCAG GCGTCGGAACGAGTCCTGCTTGTGCTGGGGGACCAATCAGACAAGATGTACGGGTTCAGCTTTGCACGGAGGGCGTGGTTTAAGCTGGCCCCACCTCCTCAGGCTCTGGGACTGGGCGTGGCTGCCTGCACCCACGGGGATGACCTGTACGTCAGTGGCGGGGACAAGGCCGCCACCAAGTCCTGGAG GTATCGCGCATCTACCAACAAATGGAAACGTTTGAAGGACATGAAGACTGGACGTCGCAGTCACTGCTCCGTGTCTGTCGGGAACTGCATCTTCGTTCTGGGCGGCAAGGACGACAAACTGTTCATTCAAAA GGACACCCTTGACTCGGTGGAGGTGTTTGACCTTGAGAACAAAGGTCAAGGTTGGAGGGTGGTGACCGGGGGAGCCCTTCCGGTCCCTGTGAGGTCGATGGCGGCCGCTGTTGTGGGGGACAACATCTACATCTTTG GTGGACGAACTAACGGATTTCAACAGACTGTAGACGCCATCCAATGCTTCGACACTATCACCCAGCAGTGCTCCGTAGTTGGCCATCTTCCCTCCCCGTCATGCCTTGCGCGACCTTTTGTCGCCAAGAAAGCCGTCCATCTCCTGGAAACCAACGGCGAGATTCTTCGCTTCCAGCCCCAACACGTCGGAACGGAAATGAACGGGTTTGGCCCAAACAAGCCAAACCCATCTTCTGCCGAGAACTACCACCATTATCAAGCGAAGACAGACCACCAGAACGGCCTTCACCCTCCAAACGTCACTTCGCAGTTGAACGATTTTAGCGACACGCGTAACTATTCCAGCGTTCTTTCCGCAGAAGCTGTCATCAAAGTTGGCTATGTGCAGAGCCTGAGCTGGAAGTGGTACGGCGTTGCGCGGAATCACGAGGGCACGATTTACATCGTCGCCGGAGAGACGGGGATGCCTCATAACGCTTCCGCGCCGAAAATGTCTGTCGTCACTCTAAGCGACGATGACGTTCCAGCTTTCAACGGTCAGGCTCGCTTCGTCTGTCCCGAGAAGATGTCAATGTGTTACGTAAACTGTCACGTGTGCATTCCCAAAGCGTTTCTGGTGGAAAAAGTGGTGTGA